CGGCGACAGCCGCCCCGAGTTCCTCGTGGACGTCGCTGTCCCAGAGCAGTTCCATTCCCTCGATCGTCGTTCCGTTCGGCGAGCAGACCGCGTCAATCATGTCGTCGAGCGAGTCCTCGGAGCGCAGTGCGGTTTCGGCCGCGCCCTTGAACGTCTGTGCGGCGAGCGTCTCGGCCTGTTCGGGGTCGAGTCCCCCCTCGATCCCGGCCTGTTTCATCCCCTGTATAAGATAGTAGACGAACGCGGGGCCGCTGCCGTTGACTGCAGTGGCGATATCCATCCTCGACTCGTCGATTTCGGCGAACTCGCCGACAGCCGCGAGGATTTCCCGGACTTCGTCGGTGACGGTATCCCTGGTGACCGCGGCCGCCATATTCCCGGTCGCTGCAGCGAGGTTTGGCATCACGCGAACGACGGTGGCGGGCGTTCGTCCCGCGACGAAATCCGTCGACACACCCGCAGCGAATGTCACGAGCGTGTGGTCCGGAGAGAGTTCGAGTTCGTCGAGAATCGCCCCCACGACGTCCGGCTTGACCGCGATAATCACGACGTCCGATTCGGCCGCCGCGTCGATGTCCTCGGTCGTCCAGTCGCTGTACGCCTCGACCGCAGCCAGCGCGTCGGAATCGACGTCGATGGCCGTCACGCGGTGGGCGTCGGAGTCGGCGAGCCCCCTGATGAGGGCACTCCCCATGTTTCCGCAGCCGATAATACTCACGTCAGTCATGGTACCTCCTCGTATCGGCCTGGTGGATTTACCAACTTTGATTCGAGCCGACGCGTGGACTGCGACGCGCCGATTCACCGGCGGGTCCATGCATCCCGGTCGGTCCCACAGGCACTTCACGTTCGTGTACATGGAAAGCCATTTATCCGCTCTGAGTCAACACGGGGATGAATGAGTCTCTCCGATTCGGACAGGGAGGTCGTCGTCGACGAGCTGGGACGGGAACCGAGCCCGGCCGAGGCGGCGCTGTTCGAGAACCTCTGGAGCGAACACTGCGCGTATCGTTCGTCACGACCGCTGCTCGGTGCGTTCGAAAGCGAGGGTGAGCAGGTCGTCATCGGGCCTGGCGATGACGCCGCCGTCGTTGCGCTGCCCGACCCATCGGGCGAGGGCAACAGCGATACCTACATCACGATGGGAATCGAGAGCCACAACCACCCCTCCTATGTCGATCCGTTCGACGGCGCGGCGACCGGGGTTGGTGGGATCGTCCGGGACACCCTCTCGATGGGCGCGTACCCGATCGCACTACTGGACTCGCTGTACTTCGGCGACTTCGAGCGCGAGCACTCCCGGTACCTCCTGGAGGGTGTCGTCGAGGGAATCAGCCACTACGGTAACTGTATCGGCGTCCCGACGGTCGGTGGGAGCGTCGACTTCCACGAGCGCTACGAGGGCAATCCCCTCGTCAACGTGGCCTGTGTCGGCCTGACGAACGAGGACCGGATGATTACAGCAATCGCCCAGAAGCCGGGGAACAAACTCGTGCTCGTGGGGAATGCGACGGGCCGGGATGGACTCGGTGGCGCATCCTTCGCCAGCGAGGATCTGAGCGAGGATGCAGAAACCGAGGACCGGCCCGCGGTACAGGTCGGCGACCCCTACAGCGAGAAGCTGTTGATCGAGGCCAACGAGCAGCTGATCGAGGAGGGGCTGATCGAGTCCGCACGGGACCTCGGCGCGGCGGGTCTCGGCGGAGCGTCGAGCGAACTCGTCGCCAAGGGCGGACTCGGTGCAGACATCGACCTCGCGAAGGTTCACCAGCGCGAACCGAACATGAACGCTCTGGAGATCCTGCTCGCAGAGTCACAGGAACGGATGTGCTACGAGGTCTCCCCCGAGAACGTCGACCGCGTCGCCGAGGTGGCCGACCGGTTCGATCTCGGCTGTTCGGTGATCGGC
This genomic window from Natranaeroarchaeum aerophilus contains:
- the proC gene encoding pyrroline-5-carboxylate reductase, whose amino-acid sequence is MTDVSIIGCGNMGSALIRGLADSDAHRVTAIDVDSDALAAVEAYSDWTTEDIDAAAESDVVIIAVKPDVVGAILDELELSPDHTLVTFAAGVSTDFVAGRTPATVVRVMPNLAAATGNMAAAVTRDTVTDEVREILAAVGEFAEIDESRMDIATAVNGSGPAFVYYLIQGMKQAGIEGGLDPEQAETLAAQTFKGAAETALRSEDSLDDMIDAVCSPNGTTIEGMELLWDSDVHEELGAAVAAAEERSGELAEEATEDA